One region of Juglans regia cultivar Chandler chromosome 4, Walnut 2.0, whole genome shotgun sequence genomic DNA includes:
- the LOC108982400 gene encoding uncharacterized protein LOC108982400, translating to MTVHQYAARFIELSRFAAYLIPNEEKKARKFEQGLNEKLYERVVGFQIRNFSELVDKATVFERSLQRSAALHDQKKRTISSGPHSGMDQGAWKKRNEGSSSGKMMVQGTQQAYQCRTCNRVHTGVCRKEAGLCYRCGRSGHYLRDCPLRLDNSRPPPPPRIEGTARGNMQRTTAPARVFALTPGEAEDRNDVITGTLSLFSNNATVLFDSGATHSFVSMTYARFCTLETEELKSKLVVATPTGNSVVCDKFLPGCPLSIEGRLMPADLIVFNMFGFDVILGMDWLACYHASIDCFKKEVILRPPKESEF from the exons ATGACGGTGCACCAATATGCAGCTAGATTCATTGAATTATCCCGTTTTGCTGCGTATCTGATTCCTAACGAAGAAAAGAAAGCCCGTAAATTCGAACAAGGGCTAAATGAAAAACTTTATGAACGAGTAGTGGGCTTCCAGATTCGAAATTTCTCAGAATTGGTAGATAAGGCCACAGTTTTTGAGCGAAGCCTTCAAAGGAGCGCTGCATTGCACGATCAGAAGAAGAGGACTATTTCTTCAGGGCCTCATTCTGGTATGGACCAAGGAgcgtggaaaaagagaaatgaaggtAGTAGCtcgggaaaaatgatggttCAGGGCACCCAACAAGCATATCAATGTAGAACTTGCAACCGAGTACATACTGGAGTATGCAGGAAGGAAGCGGGACTATGCTACCGTTGTGGCAGATCAGGCCATTATCTCAGGGACTGTCCTCTACGATTGGATAACAGCAGGCCCCCACCACCACCTAGAATAGAAGGGACAGCGCGAGGCAACATGCAGCGTACTACTGCACCTGCAAGGGTTTTTGCTCTGACACCTGGAGAGGCTGAGGATAGGAATGATGTGATCACGG GTACTCTTTccttgttttctaataatgccaCTGTACTATTTGATTCGGGAGCGACACATTCGTTTGTTTCCATGACCTATGCTCGATTTTGCACCTTAGAAACTGAAGAGTTAAAGTCCAAGTTAGTGGTTGCGACCCCAACAGGAAATTCGGTAGTCTGTGACAAGTTTCTACCAGGGTGTCCTTTATCAATTGAGGGAAGATTGATGCCAGCAGATTTGATAGTGTTTaacatgtttgggtttgatgtaatcttgggtatggattggctggcttgCTACCACGCCAGCATAGACTGTTTTAAAAAGGAAGTGATACTTAggcccccaaaagaaagtgaattttga